A genomic window from Flavobacteriales bacterium includes:
- a CDS encoding urocanate hydratase, translating to MDFKSAVSEGIPSQLPAKNERDPQLSHAPKRKDTLSAEEKKLALRNALRYFPQEWHAELAKEFSEELNAYGRIYMYRFMPAYEMYARPISAYPARCQQAAAIMLMIQNNLDPAVAQHPQELITYGGNGAVFQNWAQYRLTMKYLSEMTEEQTLAMYSGHPMGLFPSHKDAPRVVVTNGMMIPNYSKPDDWEKFNALGVTQYGQMTAGSYMYIGPQGIVHGTTITVLNAVRKLTSPNPSKGGEWQSDLTLSKTSYQGTPNSPSLRGGVRGGVGLPLFVTSGLGGMSGAQPKAGNIAGVVTICAEINPAAAEKRHSQGWVDELIHDVDLCIETALVFQSDKKARSIAFVGNVVDLWERLAERNIKVDLGSDQTSLHNPWAGGYYPVGLSYKESNALMANEPDAFKKRVQETLRRQVSAINKLAENGMYFFDYGNAFLLEAGRAGADIFTPPQPSPKGRELRSEPSSDKRASSPPLEGSGEASNSPSLRGGVRGGAVGEAAFRYSSYVQDIMGPMCFDYGFGPFRWVCASGKEEDLQATDAIAAQVIEEMLLNAPEEIRGQLQDNLLWVREAQQNKLVVGSQARILYADAEGRTKIAAAFNKAIKDGKIGPVVLGRDHHDVSGTDSPYRETSNIYDGSQFTADMAVQNFVGDAFRGATWISLHNGGGVGWGEVINGGFGMLLDGSEDADRRLKMMLHWDVNNGISRRSWARNEGAVFAIKRAMEAEPNLKVTLPNFVDDALLDNLDM from the coding sequence ATGGATTTTAAGAGCGCAGTTTCGGAAGGAATTCCAAGTCAACTTCCAGCTAAGAACGAACGTGACCCTCAACTAAGTCACGCGCCAAAGCGGAAAGACACTCTCAGTGCAGAAGAGAAAAAACTGGCCTTGCGAAATGCCTTGCGCTACTTCCCGCAGGAATGGCATGCTGAATTGGCAAAGGAATTTTCTGAGGAGCTGAACGCTTACGGCCGCATTTACATGTACCGTTTTATGCCAGCGTATGAAATGTATGCACGGCCGATCTCTGCATATCCAGCCCGATGTCAGCAAGCTGCGGCTATCATGCTCATGATCCAGAATAACTTAGATCCGGCTGTGGCACAGCATCCGCAGGAACTCATCACTTATGGAGGAAATGGAGCTGTTTTCCAGAACTGGGCGCAGTATCGTTTGACCATGAAATACCTCTCGGAAATGACCGAAGAGCAAACCTTGGCCATGTATAGCGGCCATCCCATGGGATTATTCCCAAGCCACAAGGATGCACCGCGTGTTGTGGTAACCAACGGCATGATGATTCCGAACTACAGCAAGCCTGACGATTGGGAGAAATTCAACGCCTTGGGCGTTACCCAATACGGACAAATGACCGCGGGTTCGTATATGTACATCGGTCCGCAGGGAATTGTGCATGGAACTACTATAACCGTGCTGAATGCGGTGAGGAAACTGACCTCCCCCAACCCCTCCAAAGGAGGGGAGTGGCAGTCCGATTTAACTTTATCTAAAACATCATATCAAGGCACCCCGAATTCCCCTTCCCTTCGGGGAGGGGTCAGGGGTGGGGTTGGCCTTCCTTTATTCGTAACCTCCGGCCTTGGTGGCATGAGCGGAGCGCAGCCAAAGGCTGGAAACATTGCTGGCGTGGTTACCATTTGTGCCGAGATCAATCCAGCAGCGGCCGAAAAACGCCACTCACAAGGTTGGGTAGATGAGCTCATTCATGATGTGGATCTGTGCATTGAAACAGCATTGGTATTTCAATCAGACAAAAAAGCCAGAAGCATTGCTTTCGTTGGCAACGTGGTTGACCTATGGGAACGCTTGGCAGAACGGAACATCAAGGTTGATCTGGGTTCGGACCAAACCTCCTTGCACAACCCTTGGGCCGGTGGTTATTATCCAGTTGGATTGAGTTATAAGGAAAGCAATGCACTGATGGCGAATGAGCCAGACGCGTTCAAGAAGCGTGTGCAGGAAACACTACGCAGACAGGTTTCAGCCATCAATAAATTGGCAGAAAACGGAATGTATTTCTTCGATTATGGAAATGCTTTTCTGTTGGAGGCAGGAAGAGCTGGGGCGGATATATTTACCCCTCCCCAACCCTCCCCAAAGGGGAGGGAGTTGCGCTCCGAGCCAAGTTCAGATAAACGTGCCAGCTCCCCTCCTTTGGAGGGGTCGGGGGAGGCTTCGAATTCCCCTTCCCTTCGGGGAGGGGTCAGGGGTGGGGCTGTTGGGGAGGCCGCTTTCCGCTACTCAAGTTACGTTCAAGACATCATGGGACCAATGTGCTTCGATTACGGTTTCGGCCCCTTCCGTTGGGTGTGTGCTTCTGGCAAAGAAGAAGACCTGCAAGCCACAGATGCGATTGCAGCACAGGTCATTGAAGAAATGCTTTTAAATGCTCCTGAAGAAATTCGAGGACAACTACAGGATAATCTTCTTTGGGTTCGCGAAGCGCAGCAGAACAAGTTAGTGGTCGGGTCGCAGGCGCGCATCCTTTATGCTGATGCGGAAGGACGAACTAAGATTGCGGCTGCCTTCAACAAGGCCATCAAAGATGGGAAGATCGGACCTGTGGTTCTCGGCCGCGACCATCATGATGTTTCTGGAACAGATTCGCCATATCGCGAGACTTCAAACATTTATGATGGCTCGCAATTCACTGCCGACATGGCTGTGCAGAATTTTGTGGGCGATGCCTTTCGCGGAGCAACATGGATCAGTCTTCACAACGGTGGTGGTGTTGGTTGGGGAGAAGTGATAAACGGTGGTTTCGGAATGCTGCTGGATGGCTCAGAAGATGCCGACCGCAGGCTGAAAATGATGCTTCATTGGGACGTGAACAATGGAATCTCAAGACGAAGCTGGGCAAGGAATGAAGGCGCTGTTTTCGCCATTAAACGCGCCATGGAAGCGGAACCAAACCTGAAGGTGACTTTGCCTAACTTCGTGGACGATGCGCTGCTGGATAATCTCGATATGTAG
- the purB gene encoding adenylosuccinate lyase yields the protein MELNVLSAVSPIDGRYRRHTEILSEYFSEAALIRYRVRVEMEYFIQLCELPLPQLKGFDHSLFPTLRKIYSEISDADTQRVKEIEKTTNHDVKAVEYLIKEKMEQLGIGGQMEFVHFGLTSQDINNTATPLMMKEATEQVYLPLLDELMAKLNSLANDWKDIPLLARTHGQPASPTRMGKEIYVFVERLEAQKKQLLAVPFSAKFGGATGNFNAHQVAYPSIDWVAFGNKFVNETLGLNRSQTTTQIEHYDNIAAWCDALRRINTIILDLDRDMWTYISNDLFKQRIKEGEVGSSAMPHKVNPIDFENSEGNIGLANALFGHLAEKLPVSRLQRDLTDSTVLRNIGVPLGYTLIAFRSTLRGLDKLLINEVNIHQELEDHWVVVAEAIQTILRREAYPKPYEALKAFSRTNAKLDEKAMLAFIDSLAISEEVKAEMRAITPFNYTGV from the coding sequence ATGGAACTCAATGTTCTTTCGGCCGTTTCGCCAATTGATGGGCGTTACCGTAGACACACCGAAATCCTTTCTGAATACTTCTCTGAAGCTGCGCTTATCCGCTATCGCGTGCGGGTTGAAATGGAATATTTCATTCAACTATGCGAGTTGCCATTGCCGCAACTCAAAGGCTTTGACCATTCGCTTTTCCCAACGCTGAGAAAGATCTATTCAGAGATCTCTGATGCCGATACCCAGCGCGTAAAGGAGATTGAAAAGACGACCAATCACGATGTGAAAGCGGTGGAATATCTGATCAAAGAGAAGATGGAACAGCTTGGAATTGGCGGACAGATGGAGTTCGTTCATTTCGGATTGACCAGCCAAGACATCAACAACACGGCTACTCCGTTGATGATGAAGGAGGCCACCGAGCAGGTTTACCTTCCGTTGCTGGATGAATTGATGGCGAAGCTGAATTCGTTGGCAAACGATTGGAAGGATATTCCGCTGTTGGCCAGAACGCACGGACAACCTGCTTCTCCAACCCGCATGGGAAAGGAGATCTATGTTTTTGTGGAGCGATTGGAGGCGCAGAAAAAACAATTGTTGGCTGTTCCGTTCTCGGCCAAATTCGGTGGGGCAACCGGGAATTTCAATGCGCATCAGGTAGCTTATCCAAGCATTGACTGGGTGGCTTTCGGAAACAAGTTTGTGAACGAAACGCTCGGATTGAACCGATCGCAGACGACCACGCAGATTGAACATTATGACAACATTGCCGCTTGGTGCGATGCGCTGAGAAGGATCAATACGATCATTCTTGACCTTGACCGCGACATGTGGACCTACATTTCGAACGATCTTTTTAAGCAACGCATCAAAGAAGGCGAAGTAGGTTCTTCGGCCATGCCGCATAAAGTGAACCCGATCGATTTCGAGAATTCGGAAGGAAACATTGGCTTGGCCAATGCACTTTTCGGACATCTGGCAGAGAAGCTTCCCGTATCGAGATTGCAACGCGACCTGACAGACAGTACGGTTTTACGAAACATTGGCGTGCCGCTGGGTTATACGCTGATCGCCTTCCGTTCTACGCTTCGCGGATTGGATAAGCTGCTGATCAACGAGGTGAACATCCATCAAGAATTGGAAGACCATTGGGTGGTGGTGGCAGAGGCCATTCAGACCATTCTCCGGAGAGAAGCCTATCCGAAGCCTTATGAAGCCTTGAAAGCATTCAGCCGAACGAACGCCAAATTGGACGAAAAGGCCATGCTCGCATTCATTGACAGTTTGGCCATTTCGGAAGAAGTGAAGGCGGAAATGCGCGCCATCACGCCTTTCAATTATACGGGAGTTTAG
- a CDS encoding zinc-dependent metalloprotease — MKQFLFLFIALGLTLGARSQVCVTQQIDTRSPELIEEIERELADANFDHQRSVTYLQTVVHVLWNNPNDNLTDSVVQANLDLVNKDLRRQNADTSLTPDYFLTDAADTEIELRLAQVDPNGQATTGITHTYSDSSMYEFGHMKYDSTGGKSAWDTQHYLNIWIVRQIDVNSQGGGITLGAATLPGSLPEEESGLVLRTGQFSANDGWRTITHELGHFTCLLHPTAHDSCYDADLVADTPIGKDTFVVACSDTAITCDNGPYGNMHMNYMSYTNPGCANIFTEGQKARMLNCIQTQMPGLLEYYYLGVDDAVSQSLKVSPNPTSDLLHFQSTKSGSFSILDVQGRTILSGKSASGKNVLDVSEIPPGVYLFRLQSESELSSARFIKN; from the coding sequence ATGAAACAGTTTCTCTTCCTTTTTATCGCTTTAGGTCTCACATTAGGAGCCAGATCTCAGGTTTGCGTTACCCAACAAATAGATACCCGTTCTCCCGAATTGATTGAGGAAATAGAACGGGAACTGGCCGATGCAAATTTTGATCATCAGCGCAGCGTTACCTATTTACAAACGGTGGTTCACGTGCTTTGGAACAATCCAAATGACAACCTGACAGATTCTGTGGTTCAAGCTAATCTTGACCTAGTGAATAAAGATCTTCGAAGACAGAATGCCGACACTAGCCTGACGCCAGATTATTTTTTAACTGATGCGGCCGATACAGAGATCGAGCTTCGGTTGGCCCAGGTTGATCCTAATGGACAAGCTACAACTGGAATAACGCATACGTACTCAGATTCTTCAATGTATGAGTTCGGGCACATGAAGTACGATTCAACCGGTGGCAAATCGGCATGGGATACACAGCATTACCTCAACATTTGGATTGTAAGGCAGATTGATGTCAACAGTCAGGGTGGTGGTATAACGCTGGGTGCTGCAACACTGCCAGGCAGTCTGCCTGAAGAAGAATCAGGGTTGGTTCTTCGGACAGGGCAATTTTCTGCAAATGATGGTTGGAGAACGATTACTCATGAATTAGGTCATTTTACCTGCTTGTTGCACCCAACGGCTCATGATTCATGCTATGATGCTGATCTGGTGGCTGACACACCGATAGGGAAAGACACCTTTGTGGTTGCATGCTCCGATACTGCCATTACATGCGACAATGGACCTTATGGTAACATGCACATGAATTACATGTCATATACCAATCCTGGTTGCGCAAACATTTTCACCGAAGGCCAAAAGGCCAGAATGCTCAATTGTATTCAAACGCAAATGCCAGGTCTGCTCGAATATTATTATTTGGGCGTTGATGATGCGGTCAGTCAATCACTCAAAGTTTCGCCAAACCCAACATCCGATCTGCTTCATTTCCAATCAACTAAAAGTGGCTCTTTCTCCATTTTGGATGTTCAGGGCAGAACCATCCTTTCAGGAAAGTCGGCTTCGGGAAAGAACGTGTTGGATGTAAGTGAAATTCCGCCAGGTGTTTATCTTTTTCGTTTACAAAGCGAAAGTGAATTGTCTTCGGCACGTTTCATCAAAAACTGA
- a CDS encoding glucosaminidase domain-containing protein: MAASNFGQMRSILSFMFIMLQLVAAAQSSTIKPPTDKLTRSEYIELYAPVAVKEMLISGVPASITLAQGILESGDGNSTLAREARNHFGIKCHGMWEGKKYHMDDDAKGECFRVYETVFDSYRDHSEFLSSRDRYAELFKLKRTDFKGWAHGLKAAGYATNPKYPALLIKIIEENELHKYDKMTTPPKGGTKGDKGEKSGTDRQRPNSSGANEAVVSVYQKQMYLRNDIRYVIVEEGDTYENLERMLEVRKWQILKYNDKPSGSDLEPGELIYLQPKRSKNPKHSYHFVAEGETMRWISQEYGIKLKNLYKYNELNSGEEPVVGKKVWLRKRKRSEY, translated from the coding sequence ATGGCGGCATCTAACTTTGGCCAAATGCGCAGTATACTCTCCTTTATGTTCATCATGTTGCAGCTGGTAGCTGCTGCGCAGAGTAGTACCATTAAACCACCTACAGACAAACTCACGCGCAGCGAATACATCGAATTGTACGCTCCGGTTGCGGTAAAGGAAATGCTGATCAGCGGTGTTCCGGCCAGCATCACCTTGGCGCAGGGTATTCTAGAAAGTGGCGATGGCAATAGCACGCTTGCACGCGAGGCCCGCAATCATTTCGGCATCAAGTGCCATGGCATGTGGGAAGGCAAGAAATACCACATGGATGATGACGCCAAGGGCGAATGTTTCCGTGTTTACGAAACGGTGTTCGACAGCTATCGCGATCATTCGGAGTTTCTGAGTAGCCGAGACCGTTATGCTGAGCTGTTCAAACTCAAAAGGACCGATTTCAAGGGTTGGGCACACGGGCTGAAAGCTGCCGGTTATGCCACCAATCCCAAATATCCGGCACTGCTCATCAAAATAATTGAGGAGAACGAGCTGCACAAGTACGATAAGATGACCACGCCTCCCAAGGGTGGAACCAAAGGAGATAAAGGTGAGAAGTCAGGCACCGATCGCCAACGACCCAATAGCAGCGGAGCCAATGAAGCGGTGGTTTCGGTCTATCAGAAACAGATGTATCTGCGCAATGACATCCGCTACGTCATTGTGGAGGAAGGCGACACCTATGAGAATTTGGAGCGCATGCTGGAAGTGCGCAAGTGGCAGATATTGAAATACAACGATAAGCCAAGCGGTTCGGATTTAGAACCGGGCGAGTTGATCTATCTGCAGCCCAAGCGAAGTAAGAATCCGAAACACAGCTACCATTTTGTAGCAGAAGGCGAAACCATGAGGTGGATATCTCAGGAATACGGAATCAAGCTGAAAAACCTCTATAAGTACAACGAACTCAACTCTGGCGAAGAGCCTGTGGTAGGTAAAAAAGTGTGGTTACGCAAGCGTAAACGCAGCGAGTACTAA
- a CDS encoding menaquinone biosynthesis protein has protein sequence MADRIKVSAVSYTNSYPFIFGLRNHPVIDSIDLQLDTPADCAKKLLNGEVDLGLVPVAIIPKLAQSHIITDCCIGADGAVETVCLFSEVPLDEIEEVLLDYQSRTSVQLVQLLAEKHWNISPKWKAADADFIEKITGRAAGVVIGDRAFPLHNKFPVVKDLAEEWKNFTELPFVFACWVSNRPLDENFISAFQEALDLGLQNRTKAIETMAGNNQAELVRYVKEVISYKLDDKKRQALKLFLSWLSKPS, from the coding sequence GTGGCAGACAGAATAAAGGTATCGGCAGTATCCTACACGAACTCATATCCATTCATTTTTGGATTGAGAAATCATCCGGTCATTGATAGCATCGACCTGCAGTTGGATACACCTGCCGATTGTGCCAAAAAGCTCTTGAACGGAGAAGTGGACCTTGGTCTTGTTCCGGTGGCCATCATCCCAAAATTGGCCCAATCGCACATCATTACCGATTGTTGTATTGGTGCCGATGGCGCGGTAGAAACCGTTTGCCTATTCAGTGAAGTTCCGCTGGATGAAATAGAAGAAGTACTGCTCGACTATCAGTCTCGAACTTCCGTACAGTTGGTGCAGTTGTTGGCCGAAAAGCACTGGAACATCTCGCCAAAATGGAAAGCGGCTGATGCTGATTTCATTGAAAAGATCACAGGCCGAGCTGCTGGAGTGGTTATCGGTGATAGGGCATTTCCCTTGCACAATAAATTTCCAGTGGTGAAAGACCTTGCCGAAGAGTGGAAAAACTTCACGGAACTTCCGTTTGTTTTTGCCTGTTGGGTAAGCAACAGACCGCTCGATGAAAATTTCATTTCAGCGTTTCAGGAAGCACTTGATCTTGGCCTTCAGAATCGAACAAAAGCCATTGAAACCATGGCAGGAAACAACCAGGCCGAGTTGGTACGGTATGTGAAAGAGGTGATCAGTTATAAACTTGATGATAAAAAGCGTCAGGCGCTGAAACTTTTTCTTAGCTGGCTAAGTAAGCCATCATAG
- a CDS encoding class I SAM-dependent methyltransferase yields MIIFGFFKSIFIQRINRQMITTVEQLLECPPKVHEWTEGEITASGLPNQTFLYLDKILTPSMRTLETGMGISTALFAMKGTAHVCINPEESEKQRLSVYCTENGLSLDKMEFVLKTSDMAVFDQACSGEFDLLLIDGGHGFPTPMIDFHYYASKLKVGGILLLDDTQLWSVRVLEEFLKESEDWQYDATLPAKTGVFRRLTNEPVSKEWCFQPYVIKKTNELELAVAVPNSSNKSWLAKLFS; encoded by the coding sequence TTGATTATTTTTGGTTTTTTCAAATCGATTTTTATACAAAGGATTAATCGCCAAATGATAACCACAGTTGAACAATTGTTAGAATGCCCGCCTAAGGTCCATGAATGGACGGAAGGAGAAATAACTGCCTCTGGCCTTCCAAATCAAACATTTCTTTATTTGGATAAGATTCTCACGCCTAGCATGAGAACCTTGGAAACAGGCATGGGGATCAGTACTGCTTTGTTCGCAATGAAAGGTACGGCCCATGTTTGCATTAACCCAGAAGAGTCGGAAAAACAACGTTTGAGCGTGTATTGTACAGAAAATGGGTTGTCTTTGGATAAAATGGAATTTGTGCTCAAGACTTCAGACATGGCAGTGTTCGATCAAGCTTGCTCGGGTGAGTTTGATCTTCTCCTTATCGATGGAGGACATGGTTTTCCAACTCCAATGATCGATTTTCACTATTATGCTTCCAAACTTAAAGTTGGTGGAATCCTGTTGTTAGATGATACTCAGTTGTGGTCGGTAAGGGTACTTGAGGAGTTTTTAAAGGAAAGTGAAGACTGGCAGTATGACGCGACACTTCCTGCGAAAACCGGAGTGTTTAGAAGATTGACCAATGAACCAGTTTCGAAAGAGTGGTGTTTTCAACCGTACGTTATAAAAAAGACAAACGAGTTGGAGCTAGCAGTTGCTGTTCCTAATTCCAGTAATAAAAGTTGGCTAGCGAAACTTTTTAGCTGA
- a CDS encoding pyridoxal-phosphate dependent enzyme: protein MDAIDYAKSYRPTGSPVQEVNDLILKESGIRLLIKRDDLIHQHISGNKWRKLKYNLSEAVQQNHHTMLTFGGAYSNHIAATAFACKKAGLESIGIIRGENDPTNPTLKFAREHGMQLHFVSRDDYRKMTSEGAHGHTPEDDVDQAIIHTPLQERFGRFFLIPEGGANGLGVRGCAEILPEVEEPFDIVCCAAGTATTLAGLALSLPVRAYGRTPLLGFPALKGGDFLSDDVERLILESNLEHGILNLELIIDYHFGGYAKVKPELLDFIHGFTERTGIPLDPIYTGKMMFGIYDLAKKGHFAHGTRVLAIHTGGLQGWEGMRHRSLV, encoded by the coding sequence ATGGACGCCATCGATTATGCCAAAAGCTACCGACCAACTGGTTCGCCTGTTCAGGAGGTGAATGATTTGATTCTGAAAGAATCGGGAATCCGGTTGCTGATAAAACGCGATGATCTGATCCACCAGCACATCAGTGGCAACAAGTGGCGCAAGCTGAAGTACAATCTGTCTGAAGCTGTTCAGCAGAATCATCACACCATGCTCACCTTTGGAGGAGCCTACAGCAATCATATTGCCGCCACGGCCTTCGCATGCAAAAAGGCAGGTTTGGAAAGCATCGGTATTATCCGTGGGGAAAACGACCCCACCAATCCGACCCTGAAGTTTGCCCGCGAGCACGGCATGCAGTTGCATTTCGTTTCACGTGATGATTATCGGAAAATGACATCCGAAGGGGCGCATGGACATACACCCGAAGATGATGTTGACCAGGCGATTATCCATACGCCCCTACAAGAACGTTTCGGCCGTTTTTTTCTCATCCCCGAAGGGGGAGCAAACGGTTTGGGCGTGCGCGGCTGTGCCGAGATTCTGCCAGAAGTAGAGGAACCCTTCGATATTGTCTGTTGCGCGGCTGGAACGGCAACAACGCTGGCAGGGCTTGCACTGAGTTTGCCCGTAAGGGCGTACGGCCGTACGCCCCTACTGGGTTTCCCCGCCTTGAAAGGAGGCGATTTCCTTTCGGACGATGTAGAAAGATTGATTCTAGAATCAAACCTTGAACATGGAATCTTGAACCTTGAACTCATCATCGACTACCATTTCGGTGGCTACGCCAAGGTGAAGCCTGAGCTGCTGGATTTCATCCACGGATTTACCGAGCGAACAGGCATTCCGCTCGACCCCATCTACACAGGCAAGATGATGTTCGGGATCTATGATCTGGCCAAAAAAGGACATTTTGCGCATGGAACAAGGGTTCTGGCCATTCACACAGGCGGTTTGCAAGGGTGGGAGGGAATGAGGCACAGAAGCTTGGTCTGA